A region from the Salvia splendens isolate huo1 chromosome 15, SspV2, whole genome shotgun sequence genome encodes:
- the LOC121767858 gene encoding remorin-like isoform X1, whose product MGEETKSVNGKDESTAAATVLSAEEKADDSEKPITQFSLQDSQSLISYPPPTSLTAGMPKDRDAVLAKVEIEKKFSLIKAWEENEKTKAENKAHKKLSAIDAWENTKRAAVEAELKQIEEKFEKKKTEYAEKMKNKEALIHKAAEEKRATIEENRSKDSLNAEEMAAKYRTTATIPKKSCACFTF is encoded by the exons ATGGGAGAAGAAACAAAATCGGTGAATGGGAAAGATGAATCAACAGCAGCAGCCACAGTTTTGTCTGCTGAAGAAAAAGCAGATGATAGTGAAAAACCAATCACCCAATTTTCATTGCAGGATTCTCAATCATTAATCTCTTATCCACCTCCTACTTCTTTAA CTGCAGGGATGCCCAAGGACAGGG ATGCTGTGCTTGCAAAAGTGGAGATTGAAAAGAAATTCTCTCTTATCAAAGCATGGGAAGAAAACGAGAAAACAAAAGCTGAAAACAA GGCACATAAAAAGTTATCAGCCATAGATGCTTGGGAGAATACCAAAAGAGCAGCTGTGGAAGCAGAACTGAAGCAGATTGAG gaaaagtttgagaaaaaaaagACAGAATATGCAgagaagatgaagaataagGAGGCTTTAATTCATAAGGCAGCTGAGGAAAAGAGAGCGACGATTGAAGAAAATCGCAGCAAAGACTCTTTGAATGCAGAGGAAATGGCTGCCAAATATCGAACCACAGCCACCATACCCAAGAAATCGTGTGCATGCTTTACTTTCTAA
- the LOC121767858 gene encoding remorin 1.4-like isoform X2, whose product MGEETKSVNGKDESTAAATVLSAEEKADDSEKPITQFSLQDSQSLISYPPPTSLNAVLAKVEIEKKFSLIKAWEENEKTKAENKAHKKLSAIDAWENTKRAAVEAELKQIEEKFEKKKTEYAEKMKNKEALIHKAAEEKRATIEENRSKDSLNAEEMAAKYRTTATIPKKSCACFTF is encoded by the exons ATGGGAGAAGAAACAAAATCGGTGAATGGGAAAGATGAATCAACAGCAGCAGCCACAGTTTTGTCTGCTGAAGAAAAAGCAGATGATAGTGAAAAACCAATCACCCAATTTTCATTGCAGGATTCTCAATCATTAATCTCTTATCCACCTCCTACTTCTTTAA ATGCTGTGCTTGCAAAAGTGGAGATTGAAAAGAAATTCTCTCTTATCAAAGCATGGGAAGAAAACGAGAAAACAAAAGCTGAAAACAA GGCACATAAAAAGTTATCAGCCATAGATGCTTGGGAGAATACCAAAAGAGCAGCTGTGGAAGCAGAACTGAAGCAGATTGAG gaaaagtttgagaaaaaaaagACAGAATATGCAgagaagatgaagaataagGAGGCTTTAATTCATAAGGCAGCTGAGGAAAAGAGAGCGACGATTGAAGAAAATCGCAGCAAAGACTCTTTGAATGCAGAGGAAATGGCTGCCAAATATCGAACCACAGCCACCATACCCAAGAAATCGTGTGCATGCTTTACTTTCTAA
- the LOC121767857 gene encoding LIM domain-containing protein WLIM2b-like, with the protein MAGYGTTQKCKCCDKTVHFVEMMSVNGVPYHKSCFKCNQCNGRLSMSSYSAVDGELYCKPHYEQLFKESGNYNFSKSPAKPAESQNKTTPSKFSSIFSGTQEKCANCKKTVYPLEKITVEGDFYHKNCFKCAHGGCIITPSSYAALDGTVYCKIHFAQLFKEKGSYSNITKKKNAGDSTPNDSEAEPDNDPEPASAPEDEVVAAVEAEPEPEPEPEADQPSGSPQAVEN; encoded by the exons atggcAGGTTATGGGACAACGCAGAAATGCAAATGTTGTGATAAAACTGTACATTTTGTAGAGATGATGTCCGTGAATGGAGTTCCATATCATAAGTCATGCTTCAAATGCAATCAATGCAATGGACGTCTCTCT ATGAGTAGCTACTCTGCTGTGGATGGAGAACTATACTGCAAGCCTCACTATGAACAACTCTTCAAAGAAAGTGGAAACTACAATTTTAGCAAGTCTCCAG CAAAACCAGCAGAATCACAG AATAAGACTACCCCTAGTAAATTCTCTTCCATTTTCTCTGGCACTCAAGAAAAATGTGCAAACTGCAAGAAGACAGTGTATCCATTGGAGAAG ATAACAGTGGAGGGTGATTTCTACCACAAGAATTGCTTCAAGTGTGCTCATGGAGGGTGCATCATCACACCCTCATCCTATGCTGCTTTGGATGGAACAGTCTACTGCAAAATCCACTTTGCTCAGCTCTTCAAGGAGAAAGGTAGCTACTCCAATATCACTAAGAAGAAGAATGCTGGAGATTCCACGCCCAACGACTCTGAGGCTGAGCCAGACAATGACCCCGAGCCTGCCTCTGCACCCGAGGATGAGGTTGTGGCTGCCGTTGAGGCTGAACCTGAACCCGAGCCCGAGCCTGAGGCTGATCAACCGAGTGGATCACCCCAAGCAGTTGAGAATTAG
- the LOC121766569 gene encoding tetraspanin-10-like, with product MSSEAGTSTFVIRWINFLTMLIAVGIVGFGVWMNSHHDSCRKSLTLPVIGLGAVIFVVSVVGFLGALKNNSILLWIYLILLCIILVAILLFTVLAFIITNNGSGHNVEGLRYKEYQLQDYSSWFLKQLNNSHNWGQLKSCLVRSDDCNNLSKKYKTLKQYKSAKLSPIEAGCCRPPSECGYPAVNASFYDMSFHPISSNKDCRLYKNSKATKCYSCDSCKAGVAQYMKVEWRVVAIFNIILFVVLSTIYFVGCCARRHASRSNSKV from the exons ATGAGTTCAGAGGCAGGAACAAGTACTTTTGTAATCCGATGGATCAATTTTCTGACAATG TTGATAGCTGTGGGCATTGTTGGTTTTGGGGTGTGGATGAACTCTCATCATGACAGTTGTAGGAAGTCTCTTACACTCCCTGTTATAGGACTTGGCGCCGTTATCTTTGTAGT ATCAGTTGTTGGATTTTTGGGTGCATTGAAGAACAATTCAATATTGTTGTGGATT TATCTCATCTTGCTTTGCATTATACTGGTGGCGATTTTGCTCTTTACGGTCTTGGC GTTTATAATAACAAACAATGGCTCTGGTCATAACGTCGAAGGTCTCAG GTATAAGGAGTATCAGCTTCAGGATTATAGTTCCTGGTTTCTGAAACAA CTTAACAATTCTCATAACTGGGGACAACTGAAGAGTTGTCTTGTCAGATCAGATGATTGCAATAACCTTTCCAAAAAATACAAG ACTCTCAAGCAATACAAATCCGCCAAATTGAGCCCCATTGAAGCGGGTTGTTGTCGACCACCATCTGA GTGTGGTTACCCTGCTGTCAATGCCTCTTTCTATGACATGAGCTTCCACCCGATAAGTTCCAACAAAGATTGCAGGCTCTACAAAAACTCTAAGGCTACCAAGTGCTATAGTTGCGACTCCTGCAA GGCTGGAGTGGCACAATACATGAAAGTCGAGTGGAGGGTTGTTGCAAtcttcaacattattctcttcgtGGTCCTG TCGACGATCTACTTTGTTGGGTGCTGTGCAAGACGACATGCTTCCAGGAGTAACTCCAAAGTGTGA
- the LOC121767858 gene encoding remorin-like isoform X3, with the protein MIIFLFLLSNKCCWEIKLQGCPRTGVDAVLAKVEIEKKFSLIKAWEENEKTKAENKAHKKLSAIDAWENTKRAAVEAELKQIEEKFEKKKTEYAEKMKNKEALIHKAAEEKRATIEENRSKDSLNAEEMAAKYRTTATIPKKSCACFTF; encoded by the exons ATGATAATTTTTCTATTCCTTTTGTCAAATAAATGTTGTTGGGAAATTAAGCTGCAGGGATGCCCAAGGACAGGGGTGG ATGCTGTGCTTGCAAAAGTGGAGATTGAAAAGAAATTCTCTCTTATCAAAGCATGGGAAGAAAACGAGAAAACAAAAGCTGAAAACAA GGCACATAAAAAGTTATCAGCCATAGATGCTTGGGAGAATACCAAAAGAGCAGCTGTGGAAGCAGAACTGAAGCAGATTGAG gaaaagtttgagaaaaaaaagACAGAATATGCAgagaagatgaagaataagGAGGCTTTAATTCATAAGGCAGCTGAGGAAAAGAGAGCGACGATTGAAGAAAATCGCAGCAAAGACTCTTTGAATGCAGAGGAAATGGCTGCCAAATATCGAACCACAGCCACCATACCCAAGAAATCGTGTGCATGCTTTACTTTCTAA